In Argiope bruennichi chromosome 4, qqArgBrue1.1, whole genome shotgun sequence, a single window of DNA contains:
- the LOC129966225 gene encoding histone H2A-like has translation MVQSKKRPKPAKDHAVKKIRLSALGGRKLNIYNTKRFPVQKIHELLESKFPGGAVRSEAAIFLTGVLEYIAVEILELSENAAKTSGRRGILTVTLEDMLQAISSDAEITQLIDKVRIREQIRKDTRVTEQMMKDLKIGEHARKSSLKTGEQTTEGTETSEELLKIYARVVCC, from the coding sequence ATGGTACAATCAAAGAAAAGACCGAAACCAGCCAAGGATCATGCAGTCAAGAAGATAAGACTTTCTGCGCTTGGCGGGAGAAAGTTAAATATCTATAATACAAAGCGGTTTCCAGTACAGAAGATCCATGAGCTTTTGGAAAGTAAATTTCCCGGCGGTGCTGTCAGATCCGAAGCCGCCATTTTTCTGACAGGCGTCTTGGAATACATCGCTGTTGAAATCTTGGAATTGTCTGAAAACGCTGCCAAAACAAGTGGTAGACGCGGTATCCTTACTGTGACCTTAGAGGATATGTTGCAAGCCATTTCAAGTGATGCAGAAATTACACAACTAATCGATAAAGTTAGAATACGCGAACAAATCAGAAAAGATACCAGAGTAACTGAACAAATGATGAAAGATCTCAAAATAGGAGAACACGCGAGGAAAAGTAGTCTTAAAACAGGAGAACAAACTACAGAAGGTACCGAAACAAGTGAAGAATTACTCAAAATATATGCAAGGGTTGTTTGTTGttaa